From Triticum aestivum cultivar Chinese Spring chromosome 4A, IWGSC CS RefSeq v2.1, whole genome shotgun sequence, a single genomic window includes:
- the LOC123087269 gene encoding ferredoxin C 2, chloroplastic has translation MAACPAATTARVGAAHGGGLWRRSGRSPSFPARPARGTSTAARASELQQAPAPAAAAAVPTHKVTVHDRERGVVHHFLVPQDQYILHTAEAQDITLPFACRHGCCTSCAVRIKSGQIRQPEALGISADLREQGYALLCVGYPSSDLEVETQDEDEVYWLQFGRYFARGPVDRDDYALELAMGDE, from the exons ATGGCGGCGTGCCCCGCCGCGACCAC GGCTCGCGTGGGAGCAGCGCACGGAGGAGGCCTCTGGAGGAGAAGCGGGAGGAGCCCGAGCTTCCCCGCGCGCCCGGCCCGTGGCACGAGCACGGCAGCGCGCGCCTCGGAGCTGCAGcaggcccccgcccccgccgccgccgccgccgtcccgaccCACAAGGTCACCGTCCACGACCGGGAGCGCGGGGTCGTCCACCACTTCCTCGTGCCCCAG GACCAGTACATTCTGCACACCGCGGAGGCGCAGGACATCACGCTCCCCTTCGCCTGCCGCCATG GTTGCTGCACCAGCTGTGCTGTTAGGATAAAATCAGGGCAAATAAGACAGCCTGAAGCTCTTGGAATATCCGCCGACTTAAGAGAGCAG GGCTATGCTTTGTTATGTGTTGGTTACCCATCCTCTGATCTTGAAGTTGAAACGCAAGATGAAGATGAG GTATATTGGCTCCAGTTTGGAAGATACTTTGCGCGGGGGCCTGTT GACAGAGATGATTACGCGCTAGAGCTTGCAATGGGAGACGAGTGA